A portion of the Phycodurus eques isolate BA_2022a chromosome 3, UOR_Pequ_1.1, whole genome shotgun sequence genome contains these proteins:
- the gpat2 gene encoding glycerol-3-phosphate acyltransferase 2, mitochondrial: MVQHLNGGITRDVVVPQKRSALSWSLKMTPVPVLGKFRPIVGQCCQQCTPDSLSRHHKNFGQSPSLGFHNILCVDETHTRYRGWLVRRICCVLFVSGCKVYPSPVNTRQERACESNRVREVLAADPKAPEGGDSQGQLKTISSFSPIINTCISPVFLRCVGWAVMKMFDSVFGSIQVNLNHFVALHRASEEGSLLVYVYVRQSIMDSVLISLVLFCNNLRVPYTICPVQIYNSFIRSILQKIGVILLPPSAATEQDAEMDNLYAPVVTSLIRELLHEGQALSVGVSAESGQGGQWLARIRQLIKEESVPDISLVPVGISYDCVPETHTQVGCLFRWLLSLLWRKPEGIVRIHLAQPFSLKEMYASGRCRVVEWRPLRDLLLPVILNESTESEFGQRKISWLLPSHSASETTEPTHQETELSIAIAVHLIFSATSCMAVMSTNLLSSLLLYRHRKGVSMSVLCRDVAWLTEELLFRNKDVGFGGSLTEVVHYSLALLAPHLIIAAVPLRQDPLIVPRPTLAATLHFDLQAQIVTHTFILEAVGACAVSAMLYEIAGSGVSSKMSPDSADGDEVKGDLEFDVVLCQSELTEKALQLCHLLPPGFRPPCQSSQSFALDAIDSLVRCGILIMEEVQRDNPICDFWRREGALTWTPTDELYQSDSDCEEEDPCSYKISQPNHCPDMLFFLCNMLAGRLRVLCWTTTFLDHLHTPLPEAHFVPQLCFHLCETANKKKQYYESCSQEAAHAAVGTLIDLGVLMEERREGGVFLGVTPLFQLAENRQKLHCFISQYLYN; encoded by the exons ATGGTGCAGCATTTGAATGGCGGGATAACCAGAGATGTGGTGGTTCCACAGAAAAGATCTGCT TTGTCATGGTCATTAAAGATGACTCCTGTGCCTGTGCTCGGCAAGTTCCGACCAATTGTGGGTCAGTGCTGCCAACAGTGCACTCCAGACAGTCTA TCACGCCATCATAAGAACTTTGGACAAAGCCCCTCTCTTGGCTTCCACAACATTCTCTGTGTCGATGAGACTCACACTAG GTACAGAGGCTGGCTAGTGCGGAGGATATGCTGCGTGCTGTTTGTGAGTGGGTGCAAGGTTTATCCGAGTCCTGTTAACACCCGACAGGAGAGGGCCTGTGAGAGCAACAG GGTGAGGGAGGTTCTTGCGGCAGACCCGAAAGCGCCTGAGGGGGGTGACAGCCAAGGGCAGCTCAAAACCATCTCATCATTTTCCCCCATAATTAATACCTGCATATCCCCTGTTTTTTTAAg ATGTGTGGGTTGGGCGGTGATGAAGATGTTTGACTCTGTTTTTGGCAGTATTCAAGTGAACCTCAACCATTTTGTGGCTTTGCACAGAGCCTCAGAAGAG GGATCGCTGCTGGTCTACGTGTATGTGCGTCAGAGCATCATGGACAGTGTTCTCATCTCTCTGGTCCTCTTCTGTAACAACCTGAGAGTCCCATACACAATTTGTCCAGTCCAAATCTACAACTCCTTCatcag ATCGATCCTTCAGAAAATTGGCGTGATCCTCTTGCCGCCGTCTGCAGCGACCGAGCAAGATGCAGAGATGGACAATCTTTACGCGCCTGTCGTGACCTCT CTAATACGTGAGCTGCTACATGAGGGCCAAGCCTTAAGTGTCGGTGTGTCAGCAGAGTCTGGTCAAGGGGGCCAGTGGCTGGCTCGTATCAGGCAGCTCATCAAAGAGGAGTCTGTCCCTGATATCAGTCTGGTCCCTGTGGGCATCTCCTATGACTGTGTGCCAGAGACGCACACGCAG GTTGGCTGTCTATTTCGCTGGCTGTTATCTCTTCTTTGGAGAAAACCAGAAGGAATCGTTAGGATCCATCTCGCACAGCCCTTTTCTCTTAAG GAGATGTACGCATCAGGCAGGTGCAGAGTAGTTGAATGGCGCCCTCTACGGGACCTGTTGCTGCCTGTTATCCTCAACGAAAG CACTGAGAGTGAGTTTGGTCAGAGGAAGATATCGTGGCTTTTGCCTTCTCATTCTGCGTCAGAAACCACAGAGCCAACTCATCAGGAGACCGAGCTCAGCATTGCCATTGCTGTCCACCTCATCTTCT CTGCAACCTCCTGCATGGCTGTAATGTCCACTAATCTGCTGTCCAGTCTTTTGCTGTACAGACACCGCAAG GGTGTGAGCATGTCGGTCTTGTGTCGTGACGTCGCCTGGCTCACAGAGGAGCTCTTGTTCAGGAACAAAGATGTCGGATTTGGAGGAAGTCTAACAGAGGTGGTCCACTACTCCCTAGCACTGCTCGCCCCTCACCTCATCATAGCGGCAGTGCCGTTAAG GCAAGACCCTTTAATTGTTCCTCGTCCTACGCTTGCTGCCACACTTCACTTCGACCTGCAGGCCCAGATTGTCACccatacttttattttggaagcaGTTggcg CATGTGCGGTGTCAGCCATGCTATATGAGATTGCAGGCAGTGGCGTCAGCAGCAAGATGAGCCCCGACAGCGCAGATGGAGACGAAGTCAAAGGTGACTTGGAATTTGATGTGGTGCTCTGCCAATCCGAGCTGACTGAAAAAGCCCTGCAGCTCTGCCATCTCCTGCCTCCGGGCTTTAGACCG CCCTGCCAGTCTTCTCAAAGTTTCGCACTGGATGCAATTGACAGTCTGGTGCGATGTGGCATCTTGATCATGGAAGAA GTCCAGAGGGACAATCCAATCTGTGATTTCTGGAGGCGAGAGGGTGCATTGACCTGGACCCCCACAGATGAGCTGTATCAAAGCGATTCTGATTGTGAGGAGGAAGACCCGTGTTCCTACAAG ATAAGCCAGCCAAATCACTGTCCCGACATGCTCTTCTTCCTCTGTAACATGCTGGCCGGACGTCTGAGGGTTCTCTGCTGGACTACCACATTCCTGGACCACCTACACACTCCTCTGCCAG AAGCCCATTTTGTGCCTCAGCTGTGCTTTCATCTGTGTGAAACAGCAAATAAGAAGAAACAGTACTACG AGAGCTGCTCACAGGAGGCTGCTCACGCTGCAGTTGGAACACTAATAGACCTGGGG